A genomic stretch from Prionailurus bengalensis isolate Pbe53 chromosome E2, Fcat_Pben_1.1_paternal_pri, whole genome shotgun sequence includes:
- the ORC6 gene encoding origin recognition complex subunit 6 isoform X1: MESGLIRRLAPRLGIAEPVVLRKAEEYLRLSQVNCNGLSAHTTETSNAVMCLDLAASCMKCPLDRVYLIKLSGLNKKMYQSRLKSFECLLGLNSNIGIRDLAVQFSCTEAVNMASKILQSYESSLPQTQQLDLDLSRPLFTTAALLSACKVLKLKVDKNKMVATSGVKKAIFDRLCKQLEKIGRQADREAGDSATPPQKKKKTMVEPPAKETEKVVDRPHKLQKDEDLTQDYEEWKRKILENAAKAQKVIAE; encoded by the exons ATGGAATCGGGGCTGATCCGGCGTTTAGCACCGCGCTTGGGTATCGCCGAGCCAGTTGTGCTAAG GAAAGCAGAGGAGTACTTGCGACTGTCCCAGGTGAACTGTAATGGCCTGTCTGCACATACCACAGAAACCAGCAATGCAGTCATGTGCCTGGATCTTGCAGCTTCCTGTATGAAGTGCCCCTTGGACAGG gtttatttaattAAACTTTCTGGTTTGAACAAGAAGATGTATCAGAGCCGTCTTAAATCTTTTGAGTGTTTACTGGGCCTGAATTCAAATATTGGAATAAGAGACCTAGCTGTACAATTTAGCTGTACAGAAGCAGTGAACATGGCTTCAAAGATATTGCAAAG CTATGAGTCCAGTCTTCCACAAACACAGCAGTTGGATCTCGACTTATCCAGGCCACTTTTCACCACTGCTGCACTACTTTCAGCATGCAA GGTGTTAAAGCTAAAggtggataaaaataaaatggtagccACATCTGGTGTGAAAAAAGCCATATTTGATCGACTGTGTAAACAATTAGAGAAGATTGGGCGGCAGGCTGACA GAGAAGCTGGAGATTCAGCTACTCcaccacagaagaaaaagaagacaatggTTGAACCTCCAGCAAAAG aaacagagaaggtAGTAGACAGACCACATAAACTGCAGAAAGATGAAGATCTGACACAGGATTAtgaagaatggaaaaggaaaattttggaaaatgctgCCAAAGCACAAAAGGTTATAGCAGAGTGA
- the ORC6 gene encoding origin recognition complex subunit 6 isoform X2 translates to MESGLIRRLAPRLGIAEPVVLRKAEEYLRLSQVNCNGLSAHTTETSNAVMCLDLAASCMKCPLDRVYLIKLSGLNKKMYQSRLKSFECLLGLNSNIGIRDLAVQFSCTEAVNMASKILQRVLKLKVDKNKMVATSGVKKAIFDRLCKQLEKIGRQADREAGDSATPPQKKKKTMVEPPAKETEKVVDRPHKLQKDEDLTQDYEEWKRKILENAAKAQKVIAE, encoded by the exons ATGGAATCGGGGCTGATCCGGCGTTTAGCACCGCGCTTGGGTATCGCCGAGCCAGTTGTGCTAAG GAAAGCAGAGGAGTACTTGCGACTGTCCCAGGTGAACTGTAATGGCCTGTCTGCACATACCACAGAAACCAGCAATGCAGTCATGTGCCTGGATCTTGCAGCTTCCTGTATGAAGTGCCCCTTGGACAGG gtttatttaattAAACTTTCTGGTTTGAACAAGAAGATGTATCAGAGCCGTCTTAAATCTTTTGAGTGTTTACTGGGCCTGAATTCAAATATTGGAATAAGAGACCTAGCTGTACAATTTAGCTGTACAGAAGCAGTGAACATGGCTTCAAAGATATTGCAAAG GGTGTTAAAGCTAAAggtggataaaaataaaatggtagccACATCTGGTGTGAAAAAAGCCATATTTGATCGACTGTGTAAACAATTAGAGAAGATTGGGCGGCAGGCTGACA GAGAAGCTGGAGATTCAGCTACTCcaccacagaagaaaaagaagacaatggTTGAACCTCCAGCAAAAG aaacagagaaggtAGTAGACAGACCACATAAACTGCAGAAAGATGAAGATCTGACACAGGATTAtgaagaatggaaaaggaaaattttggaaaatgctgCCAAAGCACAAAAGGTTATAGCAGAGTGA